A single window of Tenericutes bacterium MZ-XQ DNA harbors:
- a CDS encoding arginine--tRNA ligase yields MIETIKQSIKQKIESIHGIEDLIVEEPKRGFADLAVPLFSLSKLWKMNPKMVFDKIEQDVKVEHVARVEFMNGFLNIYLERKSLSKMILKNIYEKQEHYGDQLLEKKETVVMDYSSPNIAKSFGVGHLRSTMIGNSINLIHKKLGYETVAVNHLGDWGTQFGKMIVAYQKWGNKEDLEKNPIAEMQKLYVKFHDEEKVDDTLEQQARDVFKALEEGNETYTKLWQWFKEESLKEFMDMYELLNVSFDSFAGESFYNDKMETAVAELELKNLLKIDDGATIVDLGEDMPPALVKRSDGATLYITRDLAAILYRHQTYGANKLLYVVGNEQQLHFKQLKKLTDLMGYDFDIEHINFGLVLIDGKKMSTRGGKFKRLEEVIKQAIELAKEAIMSKNPNLKNQDEVAKNVAIGAIIYNDLKNERHLDVDFNLENMLKFEGQTGPYLQYSSVRIESILKGYDIDIDLADESVYEQDHYFEIVKQLAQFPNILHRARDLYAPSVISKYIMSLAQSFNSFYGKERIAVEDQKVLNANLMFARSIQIVLNEGLRLLGIKALKEM; encoded by the coding sequence ATGATTGAAACAATTAAACAAAGCATTAAGCAAAAAATTGAATCTATACATGGTATCGAAGACTTAATCGTTGAAGAACCAAAACGTGGATTTGCGGATCTAGCAGTTCCTCTTTTCAGTTTATCAAAACTATGGAAAATGAATCCTAAGATGGTTTTTGACAAAATTGAACAAGATGTTAAAGTAGAACATGTAGCTAGAGTTGAGTTCATGAATGGTTTTTTAAATATTTATTTAGAAAGAAAATCTTTATCTAAAATGATATTGAAAAACATCTATGAAAAACAAGAGCATTATGGTGATCAGTTATTAGAAAAAAAGGAAACTGTAGTGATGGACTATTCTTCGCCAAACATTGCAAAAAGTTTTGGTGTTGGACATTTAAGATCAACCATGATTGGTAATTCAATTAACCTCATTCATAAAAAATTAGGATATGAAACTGTCGCTGTTAACCATTTAGGTGACTGGGGTACACAGTTTGGTAAAATGATTGTTGCTTATCAAAAATGGGGCAACAAAGAAGACTTAGAAAAAAATCCAATTGCTGAAATGCAAAAACTATATGTTAAATTTCACGATGAAGAAAAAGTAGATGATACATTAGAACAGCAAGCAAGAGATGTTTTTAAAGCACTTGAAGAAGGTAATGAAACATATACTAAACTTTGGCAGTGGTTTAAAGAAGAATCTTTAAAAGAGTTTATGGATATGTATGAACTATTAAATGTATCATTTGATTCATTTGCTGGTGAGTCTTTTTACAATGATAAGATGGAAACTGCTGTTGCTGAGTTAGAGCTTAAAAATCTACTTAAAATTGATGATGGAGCAACGATCGTTGATTTAGGTGAAGATATGCCACCAGCACTCGTTAAAAGAAGCGATGGAGCAACTTTATATATCACAAGAGATTTAGCAGCAATTTTATATCGTCACCAGACTTATGGTGCTAATAAACTCTTATATGTTGTAGGTAATGAGCAACAACTTCATTTTAAACAATTAAAAAAATTGACAGATCTAATGGGATACGATTTTGATATCGAGCACATCAATTTTGGTTTAGTCTTAATCGATGGAAAAAAAATGTCAACCCGTGGCGGTAAGTTTAAACGCTTAGAAGAAGTCATTAAACAAGCAATAGAACTAGCAAAAGAAGCCATCATGAGTAAGAACCCTAACTTAAAAAATCAGGATGAAGTTGCCAAAAATGTTGCGATTGGCGCTATTATTTATAACGACTTAAAAAATGAAAGACATTTAGATGTTGATTTCAATTTGGAAAACATGCTCAAGTTTGAAGGACAAACTGGACCTTATTTACAATATAGTAGCGTTCGTATTGAATCTATTCTTAAAGGATATGATATCGATATTGATCTTGCTGATGAAAGTGTATATGAACAAGACCATTATTTTGAAATTGTTAAACAACTCGCACAGTTTCCAAATATCTTACATCGTGCAAGAGACTTGTATGCACCAAGTGTTATTTCGAAATATATTATGAGTCTTGCCCAAAGCTTTAATAGTTTTTATGGCAAAGAACGTATTGCTGTTGAAGATCAAAAGGTTTTAAATGCTAATTTGATGTTTGCAAGATCGATTCAAATCGTCCTTAATGAAGGATTGAGATTATTAGGTATTAAAGCATTAAAAGAAATGTAG